The genomic region GCTGATGCTGATCGAGACCCCGGCCAATCCGACCATGGAGATCCTCGACATCTCCGCACTGGCCGAGCTGTGCCGCGCGAACGGGACGCTTCTCGTCGTCGACAACGTCTTCGCCACCCCGGTCCTCCAGAAGCCGCTCGCGCTCGGTGCCGATCTCGTCGTCTACTCGGCGACGAAGCACATCGACGGCCAGGGCCGCGTCCTGGGCGGCGCGATCCTGGGGCGCGACGAGACGCTGCTCGAGGATCCCCTGGGCCCCTTCCTGCGGCATACGGGGCCTTCTCTTTCGGCCTTCGACGCCTGGGTGCTGCTCAAGGGGCTGGAGACCCTGCCGCTTCGCGTGCGCGCGATGAGCGAGCGGGCCGAGGCCATCGCCCGCTTCCTCAAGGCCCGCGGTCTCGACGTGCGCTATCCGGGCCTGCCGGGCACGCCGGATGCGGAGCTCGCGCGCCGGCAGATGGCGATGGGCGGCAGTCTCATCGCCTTCCGCCTGCCCGGGGGACTGGAGCAGGCGGCCCGCTTCTTCGACGCGCTGGAGATCATCGACATCGGCAACAACCTCGGCGACGCCAAGTCGATCGCTGCCCATCCCTGGACGACCACGCACCGGGCGCTGGCCGAGGAGACCCGCCGGGCGCTCG from Rhodothalassiaceae bacterium harbors:
- the metZ gene encoding O-succinylhomoserine sulfhydrylase encodes the protein MKAKTGIDPAITAHWREQTRAVRGGTRRSELHEASEALFLTSGFAYDSLAEAERRFADPAAGHTYSRQANPTVEMYEERLRLLEDAAFARATATGMAAIAACLFALLKAGERVLAHRVLFGSSRWLIGEWLPRYGIAGDVVDATDLDAVREMLRPETRLMLIETPANPTMEILDISALAELCRANGTLLVVDNVFATPVLQKPLALGADLVVYSATKHIDGQGRVLGGAILGRDETLLEDPLGPFLRHTGPSLSAFDAWVLLKGLETLPLRVRAMSERAEAIARFLKARGLDVRYPGLPGTPDAELARRQMAMGGSLIAFRLPGGLEQAARFFDALEIIDIGNNLGDAKSIAAHPWTTTHRALAEETRRALGIDEGLVRLSVGLEDVDDLIADLDRALARAGV